The genomic DNA GAGCAGGCGTTATGCCCGCGCGTCGCATAGATTCGATGTTTTGATGACTTCGTGTAAATGCCAGTTCGTTCGAACAGACCACTACACCCCCAAATGAGCGAGACGTTTTAGATGAGTACAGCTAGCACCAAATCCGAATCACAGCTGATGACAGGTGCGGATATCCTAGTCAAATCGCTGGTGGATCATGGTGTCGACGTCCTGTTCGCCTATCCCGGCGGGTGCAGCATGCCGATGCATCAATCGCTGACGAAATTCGGGACCGAAGTTCGCACAATCCTGCCGCGCCACGAGCAGGGGGGCGGTTTTGCCGCTCAAGGTTACGCCCGCAGCACCGGCCGCGTCGGAGTTGTGATGGCGACCAGCGGCCCCGGAGCGACCAACTTGGTCACCGCGCTAGCCGATGCAAAACTCGACAGCATTCCGATGGTTGCAATTACCGGCCAGGTTCCGACCGGCGTGATCGGCACCGACGCTTTCCAAGAGACCCCGATCGTCGAAGTCTGCCGCGGGATCACCAAGCATCATTATTTGGTCACCGACCTGGAAGATCTGCCTCGCGTGATGAAAGAGGCGTTCCATATCGCGACGACCGGCCGTCCGGGCCCCGTTTTGGTCGATATGCCTAAAGATGTTCAGATGGCATCGATCAGCGTTCCCGACGAGGTGGAAATGAATCTGCCCGGCTATTTTGCCGAAGCGCCAAAGGTTGCTCCCGAAAAGGTTCGCCAAATCGCTGCGGCGATCAAAATGGCGAAGCGACCGATGATCTACGCCGGTGGCGGCATCATCGCTGCAGGTGCTAGCCCTCAGTTGCGCGAACTGGTTCGCAAAACCGGGATCCCAACCACGATGACCGTGATGGGACTCAGTTCGTTCCCGAACCAGGACGAACTGTCGATGGACATGTTGGGCATGCACGGATCGGCTTACGCCAACTATGCCGTTCGCGATTGCGATCTGTTGATCGCGTTGGGCGTTCGTTTCGACGATCGCGTGACCGGCAAACTGGCCGAATTCGCCAAGCACGCCAAGATCATTCACGTCGACATCGACGCTTCGGAATTGAACAAGAACAAACCGGTTCACATCCCCGTCAACGCGGACGTTGCCGATACGCTGAACGAACTGCTGAAGATCGTCGAAGCACCCACCGACATCAGCCAATGGGTCGCCGACTGTAAGGCCCTGAAAGCCAAGTATCCGTTCAAATACGACGAATCGTTTGACGGCATTCTGCAACAGCATGCCATCCGCACGCTGTCGAACCTGACCAAAGACCGCGACACCTATGTCTCGGTGGGCGTTGGGCAGCACCAGATGTGGGCGGCTCAGTTCTTCCAGTTCAACAAGCCGCGAACTTGGGCTTGCAGCAGCGGATTGGGAACGATGGGCTTTGGTCTGCCTGCGGCGATGGGAGTTCAAGCGGCAAACCCCGACGCGTTAGTGATCGACATCGATGGCGACGGCAGTTTCCAGATGAACATCCAGGAACTGGCGACCTGTTTCTGCGAAAAGCTGCCCGTGAAGGTCCTGTTGCTGAACAATCAGCACCTGGGAATGGTGGTTCAGTGGGAGGATCGCTTCAACGAACGCAACCGCGCCCACACCTACTTGGGCCCGATCGATCACGAAGAAGCTCGCGGTAAGAGCAACGTCGATCGCTTCGCCTACGCTCAGAAGCGTTATCCCGATTTCGTCGGGATCGCCAAGGGATACGGCTGCGGTGCGGCCACGGTCAGCAAGAAGTGCGACCTCGAAGGAGCCCTCTTGGAAATGATCAACTACGACGGTCCTTATCTGTTGGATGTCGAAGTTCCTTACCAAGAGCACGTGTTGCCGATGATCCCGACGCAGCACACCGTCGACGACATGATCCTGGAATAAGCCCAGGCGATTCAGTACCGCGGGCGTAGGCATCGCTGGCGGATCCAAACTTGGCTGTCGCCCCGATCGAATGATTGGGGGCGACAGCCTTTTTTCGCATCGATCTTGGATCGGCGGCCTGTTAGCTAGCACGTCACAGGCCGCGCGAGAATTCAAGTTTCTCTAAACTGCCACTTCCGTTACACTACCGGCCAACGGATCATCCAGCGGAAGTCACTATGAATGCAGCATTGAGTAAGAAGAAGCGATCGGCTCGCGACAGCGAGACCGCCGATGCGAAACCAAATCAATCGTTTCGCGAGACGGTGGAATCGATCGTCGTGGCGATCATCTTGGCGCTGCTGTTCCGCGCGTTTGTCGCCGAAGCCTTCGTGATTCCGACAGGTTCGATGGCCCCGACTTTGATGGGGACGCACAAGGATATCTATTGCCCGCACTGCGGCGAGAACTATCGCACCGGGGCGAGTCTCGAGCTGCCCGACCGCAACACCGGCATGGTCGTTGTTGGCACGATCTGTCCCAATTGCCGATCCGAAACGCCACTGGATCTAGAGGGGAACCCAAACGACGCGACCTTCTCGGGCGATCGAATTTTGGTCAGCAAGTTTTCGTATGCGTTTGGTAAACCGGAACGCTTCGACGTCGGTGTCTTCAAGAATCCTGGCAACGCCAAACAAAATTACATCAAACGGATCGTGGGGCTGCCCAACGAAACCGTCCGGATCACTAACGGGGATCTCTACATCCGCCCCGATGGATCCCAAGATTTCAAGATCGCTCGCAAGCAACAACTCTCCAAGCTGTTGTCGATGAGCCATCTGGTCCACGACTCGGCGCACCAGGCGAAAGAATTGTTGGACGCGCGATGGCCGCTGCGTTGGCAACCCTGGGACGAGGGAGCGGCTTCGCCACCGGAGGACTCTTGGAAGACGCGAGCCGACACCGGCGGGATGACAGCCAAGCTGGACGCCGGCCAATCTGAAACGCGCTGGCTGCGGTATTATCACGACTGGCCCGGCACCGATGCGTGGGACAAAGCTCGCAACGGGATCAAACTGGATAACGCCTCGCCCTACCGCGTGCTGCCGATCACCGACTTCTACGCCTACAACGGCTACCTGACCGTGCCGCGTTGGAAGGTCTACGACGAACAGGGTCAGTTCCTCAGTTCGTATCGTTCGGGGCAGAGTCTTTCGCAGTTTGGCGATGTCCAACAGGGAGCCTACAGTCGGATGGGCGCTCACTGGGTCGGCGATCTGTTGATGGAAATCGACATCGAAACCGAACCGGGCGAAGGTGCTCTCGATCTAATGTTGGTCCGCGCAGGCGTTGAGTATCGCTGCACGATCGACCTCACCTCCGGCGACGCGACGCTGAAAATCGTCGACGGCGACAAACAGCATCCCTTCGATCCGCCAGTCGGACAGGCCAGCGACGATCCAACGGCGATGCAGTCACCCGTCGGACAGACGACAGCGCGCGCGGGAGATCGGATCGATATCCGCTTCAGTAATTACGACGACGAACTGCGGTTGTGGATCGATGGCGACGAGGTCCTTTTCGATCGGCCAACGACCTACGACAGCCGCAGCTATCGAACGCGGGAAGAGGATCGCCCTTATTGGACCGCCGAAAATCCATTGGACGGTGCTCCGTTGGCGATCGGTGTTTCTGGCGTCGCCGCGACGCTGAACCATGTTCGCGTGTTGCGAGACAAGTACTACATCGCGTTGCCCAAGCAATCGCGTTACGGCAGTGCGTTTAATGATTACTCAAGCGATCACGGCGTCGCCAACGACCCGCGCAGCGTAGGCCGCATCTTGGGCAATCCCGAGGACTGGGGCACGACCAAGCTGTGGGCCGCTCGCCGTTCGCAAGAATACACGATGGACGAAGGGCAATATTTCCCCTTGGGCGACAACAGTCCTGAGAGTGCCGATGCCCGGGGCTGGACCGGCAAGCACTTTGTTCCTCGCGACCTGTTGGTTGGCAAAGCGGTCTTCGTCTTCTGGCCTCACCCCTGGAATACGCCGGTCCCCTTCACGCCTAACTTTCGCCGCATGAAATTGATCCATTGATCCCCGCGTCGTCGAACCCCGACGACGCGCTGCGACGTTGAACTCCGCAAACTCCATTGGCAAGGATGCCGAACATGTCACTAGCGATTCTCGAAGCGATCGATCTTCATAAAACGTATGGTCGCCGCAAAGTCGTCGACGGTGTGAACCTGCACGTCAACGAAGCGGAGATCGTTGGCCTGCTGGGCCCCAACGGTGCCGGTAAATCGACAAGTTTTAAGATGATCTGCGGGATGGTCGATCCCGATCGAGGTCGTGTCTGCCTGGGCGGCGAAGAGGTCACCGATTGGCCGATGTTTCGCCGCGCCCGCGACGGCGGGATGGGCTATCTGCCGCAGGACTCCAGCGTTTTCAAGAAGTTAACCGTCGAACAGAACATCCTGGCGCTGTTGGAACTGCTGGGACACAACCGCAAGCAACGGCAGGCCCGCTGCGAGGAACTGCTGACCGAATTCAGCATCACCCACATTCGCAAATCGCGTGGCGGTAAGCTCAGCGGTGGCGAACGCCGCCGCCTGGAGATCGCCCGCTGTCTCGTATCGAACCCGCGGATCATCCTACTGGACGAACCGTTTGCCGGTATCGATCCGATCACCGTGCAATCGATCCAAGGCGTGATCCACCAGTTGCGTGATTCGGGGATTGCCGTCTTGATCACCGACCACGCGGCCCGCGAGATCTTGAGTACCGTCGATCGATGTTACGTGATCGCCAAAGGTCAAGTGTTGGTCGATGGAACGCCCGACGTCGTCAAGCGTCACCCGCAGGTGCAAGCCGAATATCTGGGCGACTTGGACGCCGCCGAATCGCACGGGCAAAGCAGCCAAACCCTACGACACGATTCCCCCGCCCCAGCGGCCGCCGCTCCTGCTGCTAGCTCGGGACTGTTCAAATCCTCCGCCCCGCGCCGCCGCACCGACGTCTAATCGCGCGGCCTACGATCGCAGCAGCTATAGAATTCCACGGTTCAGCACTTCACCCTCCCGTAAACGCAGTTTGCGATGGGAGGGTCGAACCCGCGCAGCGAGGTTCGGGGAGGGCGGTCCGCGATTCAACCCGCGTCGCTCGACTCAGCATTCCCCTCCCCGGAAAACCTCGCTAGACGCTCGTTTCCCGACCCTCCCAGCTTCGCCAGGCGGGTAGATTCGAACGTCGCCAGCACCAGCAAGTCACCCTCCCGCAAACGCAGTTTGCGATGGGAGGGTCGAGCCAGCGCAGCGAGGTTCGGGGAGGGCCGTCCGCGCTTCAACCCACGTCGCTCGACTCAGCAATTCCCTCCCCGGAAAACCGCGCTAGACGCTCGTTTCCCGACCCTCCCCCGCTTCGCCGGGCGGGTAGATTCGAACGTCGCAAGCACCAGCACTTCACCCTCCCGCAAACGCAGTTTGCGATGGGAGGGTCGAACCAGCGCAGCGAAGTTCGGGGAGGGCGGTCCGCGCTTCAACCCGCGTCGCTCGACTCAGCATTCCCCTCCCCGGAAAACTCGCTAGACGCTCGTTTCCCGACCCTCCCAGCTTCGCCGGACGGGTAAATTCGAACGTCGCCAGCACGAGCACTTCACCCTCCCGCAAACGCAGTTTGCGATGGGAGGGTCGAACCAGCGCAGCGAAGTTCGGGGAGGGCCGTCCGCGCTTCAACCCACGTCGCTCGACTCAGCAATTCCCCTCCCCGGCAAACTCGCTAGACGCTCGTTCTCCGCCCTTCCCAGCTTCGCCGGGCGGGTAAATTCGAACGTCGCCAGCAACAGCACTTCACCCTCCCGCAAACGCAGTTTGCGATGGGAGGGTCGAACCAGCGCAGCGAAGTTCGGGGAGGGCCGTTCACAAGTCAACCCGCGTCGCTCGACTCAGCAATTCCCCTCCCCGGCAAAGTTGCTAGACGCTCGTTTTCCGACCCTCCCAGCTTCGCCGGGCGGGTGGATTGCATTGTTGTTAAAATGGCCTGCCTCAGCATGTTGCTTGAGAAGCCGTGCCTTCGGGCGACCGCTTAAAGCGTTTCAGCGATCACGCCGCGATCGGCTTCGTGGTCGTCGATTCCCAGCAGAGCTTTATCTTCGACGTTGGGGCCGGGCAGTTCGGGGATCGGTTCGTGCGAGAACCACTCGGTCATCGGGACCTTCCATTTGGGAAACTTACGTGTCCGATAGAGTGCTCCCATGTAGATGTCCGACGCGTCGGTCAGCCGTCCGTCTTCGGTCGCCAGATCGTACCGAACGCCGTAATGCATCCGCGCTCCGCCGACCTGTTCGCTGCTGGACCACCAGTGCGGTTTGTAGAAGCGTTGTTCGCAGACGTAGACGACGCCGCGCAGTTCTTTGCTGCAGCAGGAGATCTTGCCCAGCGAAAAACGTGCGTTCCAACGCTGCATCGGCTCGACTGTTTCCAGCATGACCGCATCTTCGACCGGACTGTCGCGTCCCAAAAAGATCTCGCTCTTGCGGGTCAAGAACATCGTCTCCATCACCCGTGGCAGATAGAGGAAATCAGGAGTGAACGGTGGCCGGTCGATGTCGAGGTTCAGAAAGACCTCGCGATCGGAAATGTCGTCCCCGACAACCAATGGCGTCCCTTCCGCGTCGACTAATTGGATATGAAAGGTTGCGGTACGGTAGTTCCCTTCGTTGAACAGCCGCGGGCTGCGCTCGTCGTTGCCGCGATAATATGATCCCGACAAACGGTTCTCGAGATCGGCAGGGCGTTCGGGGACCGGAGGTGTTCCGAAATCGTAGAAGGTCGCAAAGTGGATCTCTTCGGCGAGGGCGGTCGATGCGATGTGATCGCGCAGCGACCAGATCTCGTATCCCAAGTAGCCGCACAAGATCACCAACGGGATCACCGGGGAGACCTTGGCGGTCAACATCCGCTGCCGCAATGGCAAGCGTTCGGGTGGAAGGGACGCTGGTTGAGCAAATTGTTCAGCGACGTCGATCGCCGCTTCGGTTGGCGGATCGTCGCAGATTCGATTCGTAGACTGGTAGCCGTAGGCTCGCAAGCCGATCAGCAGAGTCAGCAGTAAACCGATCGCGACGTATCGCGTGTTGGTGTCGAAGAAATCACGCAGCCGATCGCCCCAGGCGAGGTTTTGTAATTGAGGCACTTCGCTGACGTACAGTTCCGCGTTTTGCTCGAACTCCTGTCGGCACTCATTGCAACAAAAGCGAACCGTTTTCCCTTGATAGGTCGTCACGTATTCGTCGGTTGCTTCGCGATCGCGCAGCACCGGACACATGACGTTGGTCGCCATCGCATGGCTGCAGACGACCGCCAACGAGATCGCGAACATCAGCGTTCGAATTGGGTTTTTCATGATCGGATCGTGCGGTAAAGAGGCTATCGAAGATCGCGAAAGAATCGGCAAGTTGCTGCACGACTCTACGACACCCTTTTTATCGATGATGCGAATTTGCAACGCATGCAGCTTGCCCGCATCGATTTCCCCAAGCGACGCGATGATGCAAACAGCACAATCGCTGCAACCGTTTAACTCACCTGCCCGTCGCGGGTCGCAGGACGGGGTTGCAATCGAATGTTGCCAGAAGACAACGTGCTGCGCTGTAGGTTTCCATGACAAAAACAAGCTTTGTGCCCCAACCCAATTGAGACCAACGATGAAACGGAAACTGCTTCGCGGACTGGCCTACGCCGTCGATACGGTCTTCCCGACGCGAATCCTGGCGACGCTCTGCTCCCTCGGATTTGGAATCGATCTCGCCCTGCAGATCACCAACTCGGGCGGCATCCTGGCTGAAGGCTCGCCGCTGGCGCAATTCACTATCGCAATGATGGCTTGGATGTGGATCACGCTCGCTTGGGCGATCTACGGACTCGCCCGAACCGCCGACTGGATTGAGGACCGTGGCGGTTCGCTTGCCGCGCGGCTGTTCCGTGTTGCCGTCGGCTGCACGCTGGCGATGATCGTTGCGATCAGCATCGGCAGCTGGGGGCTGAACGCTCAGATCGGTCGCTTCGCCACTTTGGATACGCTGCTGTTCCTCGTCGCCAACCCGCTCCTTTCGACTTGGGATCACATGGGCTCGGGTGAACGGCGATCGATCGTCTTGGCAAGCCTCGCTGCTCCGGCGGTGATCTGGGCTTTTTGCTGGTTGTTGCGGAACACGCCGCCGTTGTCTCGCGACCGCTCGCCGCGCGATCTTCGCGCCAGCTGGATTCTTGCCGGAATCGTGCTGATGGGGATTTGGATGCCAATCGCTGGCGATCTCAGCGCTCAACGATCGGCGTCGCGGATCGAATCGGTTCGCAGCCGCTTGCATCCGCTGGTCACGCTCGCCTCCTCCAGCTACGACATGTTGGCTCACGAACCGATCCAGGCGACGATCGATGCGAAATCGTTGGTCGCTCGCGACGCAACCTGGACCGTGCCGGAAAAGACAGCGCGGCCATCGGTCATCTTTGTCGCCATCGAATCGCTGCGATCGGACGTTGTCGGCTTGTGGCACCAGGGCAAACTGGTCGCTCCCAATCTGACTCGCCTGGCGACCGAAGGGCTCACTTGGAATCGAGCCTACGCGCAATCGACGCACAGCGATTATGCCGACGTCTGCATCGTTTCGTCCCTCTATCCGCTGCGGACTCAGCGGCATCATTATTATCGCAGCGACGATCCGTGGCCGAAGACGTTGGCTTTCGATCTGTTTAAGCAAGCGGGCTACGCGACAGCGATCATGTCCAGCCAAAACGAATCGTGGGGAGGGATGGATCAATTCCTGAACGTCCCTTCGTTAGATCTGTTCTTCGATTCGGCTCGCAGCAACCTGACGACCTACACATCGGCTCGCGATCCTGGGTTTGCGTTGGAACGAGCGGTGGGAGCGTTCCACGCCGGCAGTCTGTACGACAACCAAACGATGGACCGCACGCTGCAATGGATCGACCAGCAGCTTGCCAGTCAGACACCCTATTTCATCAGCATGAACCTGCAGAGTTCGCACTTTCCGTATGAGTTGCCGCCGGGGACGGAGGAGCCGTTTCAGCCGGCGCGGATGGATCGAGACGTGACGTTTATGTACCATCCGCCGGAGAAGACGCCGCTGGTTCGCAACGCCTACTACAATGCGATCCACAACTGCGACAAAGAGCTTGGCCGCTTGGTGGAACATCTCCGCGAGCAAGGCGTTTTGGACGATACGATCTTGGTTGTGTTGGGTGAAAACGGGGAAGCGTTCCACGAAAACGGATCGGTGGGGCACGCCCGCGAGCCGGTCGAACCGGCGCTGCACGTGGCGACGGTGATCCACGCTCCCAACCTCATCGCTCCGGCGACCGACGATTATCCGTTGGAACATATCGACGTCTTGCCAACCGTGATGGGGCTGCTCGATTGGCCGACGCATCCCAACTTGCAAGGTCGCGATCTGTTGTCGGATCAGCGAACTCCGTTGTCGCAGCGGCTGATCTTTCATCACGTCAACAGCGGTGCCGCGCTCGGCGATGCCGTGCAATGGGCCGGCCGATGGAAGCTGGTGATCGATCGCCAGCGTCATTCGGTTCAACTGTTCGATTTGGAAAATGACCCGCAGGAATCGACCGACGTGGCGAGCGAGCACCCCGTCATCGCGTCGGTCCTGCACGATGTCCTGACCCGTTGGTACGACCAACAATTGGCCTACTACCGCTTTCCAGCCTACTACCAAAAATTCTACCCGCCCCAACCGCCAACCCTCTCGGACCATCAGCTTCAGAAGTTGAATGATGCGGGGTGAGAGGGGGGCGCCCGTCAGGCCGAAGGCCGACACATTCTCTGCCGGAGGCCGGCATATTCCCTGCCGGTGGTGTAAACCACCGGTAGTAAGCATTGCGGAATCACGAGGCCGGAGGCCGGCACAAGTTCTTGCTGGCCCCAACCAAAACCAATGGCAGGTTGTAGTGTGTCGGCCTCCGGCCTTTGAAGCTTCTTGGGGCTTCTCAGTTCCGGTGGCTTACACCACCGGCAGTTGTTGTTCCGCCCTCCGGGCTCAGGAGTCCTGGAGGGAAAGCTAGTTAGCAGACACTGTGTGAAGACTGCTCGGATCAGGCCGGAGGCCGACACATCCTCTGCCGGTGGTGTAAGCCACCGGTAGTAAGCATTGCGGAATCACGAGGCCGGAGGCTGGCACAAGTTCTTGCTGTCCCCAACCAAAACCAATGGCAGGTTGTAGTGTGTCGGCCTCCGGCCTTTGAAGCTTCTTGGGGCTTCTCAGTTCCGGTGGCTTACACCACCGGCAGTTGTTGTTCCGCCCGTCGGGCTCAGGAGTCCTGAAGGGAAAGCTGGTGATCAGACACTGTGTGAACGCTGCGCGCAACAGGCCGCAGGCCGGTACATTCTCTGCCGGTGGTGTAAGCCACCGGTAGTAAGCATTGCGGAATCACGAGGCCGGAGGCCGGCACTAGGTCTTGTTGAACACAGCCAGAACCGTAGTCAGGTTTGTAGTGTGTCGGCCTCCGGCCTTGGAACTGTTTAGGCCTGCTAGATTCCGGTGGCTTACACCACCGGCAGTTGTTGTTCCGCCCTCCGGGCTCAGGAGTCCCGGTGTGAACCGAGCGAGGAGACTCTGGGCAAAGTCAGGGCGCAACAGGCCGCAGGCCGACACATTCCCTGCCGGTGGTGTAAGCCACCGGTAGTAAACATTGCGGAATCACGAGGCCGGAGGCCGGCACAAGTTCTTGCTGGACCCAACCAAAACCAATGGCAGGTTTGTAGTGTGTCGGCCTCCGGCCTTTGAAGCTTCTTGGGGCTTCTCAGTTCCGGTGGCTTACACCACCGGCAGTTCGTTTGCCGCCCTACGGGCTCAAGTACGCTACCGTTTGTCGGCCGGGAGTTCGATTTGCGACAGACCTTCGACGCCGCGGTCGGCTTGCCAGAGCCAGACGTTGCGATCGGCGAAATGTTTTAGTAGCGGCGCGTCGGCTTCTGGGCCCAGGCGATGGGCCCAGACGATGGGAGCGTTGTCGATGTCGGCGCGGTTGTAGACCCACTCGCGATGGACGTTGTGATCGGGTGAGTATTCAACCAAAACAAGATGTTTGCCCGGCTCTTGTTCCAGGAGTTCGACGATCTCGGATCGATTGGGCGATTCGATGCGCGTGGCGTTGCCGACTGCATACGCGATCAAGGCTAACAGGCTGTAGACAACGATTGTCGGCAGGACCATGCGGGCCAGCCGATTACTGTGTCCGGCGGCGTGCAGCCATCGCAGCGATTGGAACAACGCGACATAAAAAAGGCAGGCGACCGGAGCGACATAGTGCGGGAAGGTCCGTGAGTGGACGAATTGGAACTCGATCACCAACAGCCCCAGCACAACGGCGACGGCAAACACCATCCATCGGTCGCGGCGGATCAACGCTAACGCAGGCAACAGGCACAGACCGCCCATGAACGTGTAGAAGTGACTCAGATGCTGCAGCTTGCTGGTTACCAATGCCGTATACCCGGCGAACGTTTGCGCATCGAGTTGTCGCTGTCGGCACCAGTCGCGGTAGAAAGCTCCCATCGCGGGAAGGTTGTATTCCGGAACCGGCGGCAATGCGTTCCAGATCACCATCGAGGTGGCGGTGTATTGTTTGGAGTGAGCCGAGTAGGGCAACTGAGTCGCCCGGCCGGTGACCGCCGCGTTGTTGATCGCCAGGCTCGCGATCCCGATGCCGCCGATCAACAGGCTCGGCAGAGCCAACTGAACCAAGTTGTTGATACGATCCGAGGCGGGAGACTTCCAGATCCAGCGGAGCAACACAACCGCTGCGACGCCGCAGAGCAAGAAGCCTTCCAGCGGGCGGCTGTTCGCCAAAATGACCGCTCCGCAAGCAAACAGGCTGGCGTATTGCCAGACCGGGCGTGGCCAACGGTTGCGGTCGATGATCCGCCGCAGGGCGCCGATCAACAGCGAACCGCCGAGCAGTTGGACTCCGCCGCCCCAGTAGGTTTGTCCCCAAGCCATCAGCATCGGGACGTTAATCGCCAGCAACAGTCCGGCAATCAGAGCCCAGCGACGATGGAGCCAGCCGCGCAACGCCCAATAGGTGGCGGCGATTCCCAGAGCCAACGCCAGCCAGCTGCCGACGATCGGATGCCCGGTGGTCACCTGCCCTATCGCCAGGAAGATCCCGTTGCCTGGCGGATACTTGGACATGTAGCTGGGCTGCGAGAGGACGTGGTAGGTCTCGAAGTGTTTCCAATACGGATGCGTTGGATTGGTCAGCCGCCCCGAGGCGTAGGTGTCGGCGGCCAGCAGATAACTGAACTCGTCGTGAATTCGAGGCAACGGATACCGAATCAGCGTCAGGCCGAGATTCGTCAACAACGAGACCGACAGCACCAGCAGCAGGCTGATCCAGGGGCGTTTGGAGAGCGAATCGATCGCCGCGACAACACGCCCGCCGCCCGAATCGCGCGGGCCGCTGAACCAAAACGCCACCAATAGACTAACACTCATCAGCATCAGACTCAGCGAATCGGGCAGGCCTTGGTAGTTCGTCACGTTGTTTGGGCGTTGGTGAAACTGGCGTTTGGGTAACCGCAACCTTAGGCGGCGCGGGGGACACGTTCAGGGTATCGCCTCGGAAATCTAGCTCTAGCCGCTGCAACAGCAATCGCAATCGGACGACAGTGGCTAGCAAAGGGTCGCGGTCCAATCGGTTTTGACGAAGATCGGGGCTGTTCGATCGCTGCCCCTGCGGCGGCGACCTCGACACCGCCACGTCGGCTTTGGGCGGGACCGGTTGCCATTGGCGGGGAGGCGTCGAAACGGGGGCGAGCGAGAGTATGAAATGGCCGTTTGCCCCCCTGCAAGTCGACTTGATCGATGGTTATAGTGCTTCCATCTTGCCTATCGTTCGAGAATGCGTAGAGCATACTGTGAAATACCTGTTTATCATCACTCTCAGCATCGCCTTGTTCGCAACCTGGTTGTTGTGGTCGGGGCACTTTGACGATCCTTTCCTGATCGCTTTGGGAGTTGGATCGTGTCTGATTTCGGTGGCGATCTCGCGGCGGATGAAGATTGTCGACGAGGAAGGGGCGCCGGCTCACCTGGGCCTGCGACCGTTCACCTCCTACGCGCCGTGGCTGATCAAAGAGATCGTGCAATCGAACATGGAAGTCACAGGGATCATCATGTCCCCCCAAATGCAGCTGCAACGGAGCATGATCCGCGTTTCGGCGAACCAACAGACCGAACTGGGCCGCGTGATCCTCGCCAACTCGATCACCCTGACCCCCGGCACGGTGACCGTTCGCGTCGAAGGCAACTCGATCTTGGTCCACGCTTTGTCGTTTGAAGGGGCCGCCGAAGACCTCTCCGGCGAAATGGATCGCCGCGTTTGCGCATTGGAGAAGTAACGATCATGACAGGCATCTTCCTGATAACATCGATCGCGATCCTGATCACGATGGCGTTGGCTCTGATCCGAGCGATGCTCGGCCCAACCGTTTTCGACCGCGTGCTGGCGCTGAATATGGTCGGAACCAAAACCGTGCTGCTGATTGCGGTGGTGGATGTCGCCACCGAGCGAGGCGATTTTCTCGACCTGGCGCTCCTCTACAGCCTGATGAACTTCATCGGGATGGTCGCCCTGCTGCGATTCACCGAATACGGAAGCTTCAGCCGCGAGGGGACCGAGCTATGATAGCGCTCGATATCCTCAGCTGGATCCTGATGTTGACCGGTGCCTTTTTTTCGATCGTCGGTGGAATCGGGATCGTCCGCTTGCCCGAGTTCTTCTCGCGGCTGCATGGTGCTGGGATCACCGACACGATGGGTGCCGGAGCGATCTTGCTGGGGCTGGTCTTCCAAGTGGGGCTCAGTCTCGCCGCCGTGAAGTTGATGATGATCTTGTTTTTCTTATTGGTGACCAGCCCTAGTTCGTGCCACGCGTTGGCGCGTTCCGCTT from Rosistilla carotiformis includes the following:
- the ilvB gene encoding biosynthetic-type acetolactate synthase large subunit, coding for MSTASTKSESQLMTGADILVKSLVDHGVDVLFAYPGGCSMPMHQSLTKFGTEVRTILPRHEQGGGFAAQGYARSTGRVGVVMATSGPGATNLVTALADAKLDSIPMVAITGQVPTGVIGTDAFQETPIVEVCRGITKHHYLVTDLEDLPRVMKEAFHIATTGRPGPVLVDMPKDVQMASISVPDEVEMNLPGYFAEAPKVAPEKVRQIAAAIKMAKRPMIYAGGGIIAAGASPQLRELVRKTGIPTTMTVMGLSSFPNQDELSMDMLGMHGSAYANYAVRDCDLLIALGVRFDDRVTGKLAEFAKHAKIIHVDIDASELNKNKPVHIPVNADVADTLNELLKIVEAPTDISQWVADCKALKAKYPFKYDESFDGILQQHAIRTLSNLTKDRDTYVSVGVGQHQMWAAQFFQFNKPRTWACSSGLGTMGFGLPAAMGVQAANPDALVIDIDGDGSFQMNIQELATCFCEKLPVKVLLLNNQHLGMVVQWEDRFNERNRAHTYLGPIDHEEARGKSNVDRFAYAQKRYPDFVGIAKGYGCGAATVSKKCDLEGALLEMINYDGPYLLDVEVPYQEHVLPMIPTQHTVDDMILE
- the lepB gene encoding signal peptidase I, whose product is MNAALSKKKRSARDSETADAKPNQSFRETVESIVVAIILALLFRAFVAEAFVIPTGSMAPTLMGTHKDIYCPHCGENYRTGASLELPDRNTGMVVVGTICPNCRSETPLDLEGNPNDATFSGDRILVSKFSYAFGKPERFDVGVFKNPGNAKQNYIKRIVGLPNETVRITNGDLYIRPDGSQDFKIARKQQLSKLLSMSHLVHDSAHQAKELLDARWPLRWQPWDEGAASPPEDSWKTRADTGGMTAKLDAGQSETRWLRYYHDWPGTDAWDKARNGIKLDNASPYRVLPITDFYAYNGYLTVPRWKVYDEQGQFLSSYRSGQSLSQFGDVQQGAYSRMGAHWVGDLLMEIDIETEPGEGALDLMLVRAGVEYRCTIDLTSGDATLKIVDGDKQHPFDPPVGQASDDPTAMQSPVGQTTARAGDRIDIRFSNYDDELRLWIDGDEVLFDRPTTYDSRSYRTREEDRPYWTAENPLDGAPLAIGVSGVAATLNHVRVLRDKYYIALPKQSRYGSAFNDYSSDHGVANDPRSVGRILGNPEDWGTTKLWAARRSQEYTMDEGQYFPLGDNSPESADARGWTGKHFVPRDLLVGKAVFVFWPHPWNTPVPFTPNFRRMKLIH
- the lptB gene encoding LPS export ABC transporter ATP-binding protein; this translates as MPNMSLAILEAIDLHKTYGRRKVVDGVNLHVNEAEIVGLLGPNGAGKSTSFKMICGMVDPDRGRVCLGGEEVTDWPMFRRARDGGMGYLPQDSSVFKKLTVEQNILALLELLGHNRKQRQARCEELLTEFSITHIRKSRGGKLSGGERRRLEIARCLVSNPRIILLDEPFAGIDPITVQSIQGVIHQLRDSGIAVLITDHAAREILSTVDRCYVIAKGQVLVDGTPDVVKRHPQVQAEYLGDLDAAESHGQSSQTLRHDSPAPAAAAPAASSGLFKSSAPRRRTDV